The following proteins are encoded in a genomic region of Haloarcula salinisoli:
- a CDS encoding winged helix-turn-helix transcriptional regulator gives MSEDTSEPLAVWCAGEEWCPITTTATLIGKKWHPVIVHRLLENGPSGFNELKENVDGISSKVLSDSLEDLQDHGLVNRDVVNEQPFRVQYSLTERGASLEPVITEMAVWGKEHLRPADESD, from the coding sequence ATGAGCGAGGACACGAGCGAACCGCTGGCGGTCTGGTGTGCGGGCGAGGAGTGGTGTCCCATCACGACGACGGCGACACTCATCGGGAAGAAGTGGCACCCCGTCATCGTCCACCGATTGCTGGAGAACGGTCCCTCGGGGTTCAACGAGCTCAAAGAGAACGTCGACGGCATCTCTTCGAAGGTACTCTCGGACAGTCTCGAAGACCTCCAGGACCACGGGCTGGTGAATCGGGACGTCGTCAACGAACAGCCATTTCGGGTCCAGTACTCGCTGACCGAGCGCGGAGCGTCCCTGGAACCGGTCATCACCGAGATGGCGGTCTGGGGGAAAGAACACCTCCGGCCGGCCGACGAGTCGGACTGA
- a CDS encoding iron-containing alcohol dehydrogenase family protein, which translates to MAESLAEPFRFEYDPATVRYGPQCVSQLASEVTALGCERALVVTGATVGETPAVIEPVRAGLDERLAGVFAGTTPKKRLGTAYEALTQYHEADVDCLVAVGGGSSLDVATVLSVLAGTDRDPAAVGAELVERGTLSVPESGVPPVITVPTTLAGADLSQVAGVTADPATCPVEEPASGAVSDSRLMPAAACYDPELVATTPRAVLAGSAMNGFDKGIETLYARNRTPVTDATATRGLGLLADGLETLGAGEADETTFQRLTQGILLVQYGISRPDGTTLSLIHALGHGLTRTYDVQQGAAHAIVAPHALAYLFEAVDGHRDLLAGALGVTDAADPAGAVVERVADIAAGLGLPTRLRDVDGPDREAFPAVAEAVLADAFMTNAPPELEPTREDIVGVLEAAW; encoded by the coding sequence ATGGCCGAGTCACTCGCCGAGCCGTTCCGCTTCGAGTACGACCCTGCCACCGTCAGATACGGGCCACAGTGCGTCTCGCAGCTGGCCAGCGAGGTGACGGCGCTTGGCTGTGAGCGCGCGCTGGTGGTCACCGGCGCGACTGTGGGCGAGACCCCGGCGGTGATAGAGCCCGTGCGCGCGGGCCTCGACGAACGGCTGGCCGGCGTCTTCGCCGGAACCACCCCGAAGAAGCGCCTCGGCACGGCCTACGAGGCACTGACACAGTATCATGAGGCCGACGTGGACTGTCTCGTCGCCGTCGGCGGCGGCAGCAGCCTCGACGTGGCGACGGTGCTGTCGGTGCTCGCGGGTACCGACCGCGACCCCGCGGCCGTCGGCGCCGAACTGGTCGAGCGCGGGACCCTCTCGGTACCCGAGTCGGGCGTCCCGCCGGTTATCACGGTACCGACGACGCTTGCCGGCGCCGACCTCTCGCAGGTGGCCGGCGTCACCGCCGACCCGGCGACCTGCCCCGTCGAAGAACCCGCAAGCGGCGCCGTCAGCGACTCCAGGCTGATGCCCGCGGCCGCCTGCTACGACCCGGAACTGGTAGCGACGACCCCACGAGCGGTGCTCGCGGGCTCTGCGATGAACGGCTTCGACAAAGGCATCGAGACGCTGTACGCCCGGAACCGCACGCCGGTCACCGATGCGACCGCGACGCGCGGGCTGGGGTTGCTGGCCGACGGCCTGGAGACACTGGGCGCGGGCGAGGCCGACGAGACGACGTTCCAGCGACTCACGCAGGGCATCCTCCTGGTCCAGTACGGCATCTCCAGACCGGACGGGACGACCCTCTCGCTGATTCACGCCCTCGGTCACGGTCTTACACGCACGTACGACGTCCAGCAGGGCGCCGCCCACGCAATCGTCGCGCCCCACGCGCTGGCGTACCTCTTCGAGGCCGTCGACGGCCACCGGGACCTGCTCGCGGGGGCGCTGGGCGTCACCGACGCTGCCGACCCGGCGGGTGCAGTGGTCGAGCGTGTCGCCGACATCGCTGCCGGGCTGGGACTCCCGACGAGACTCCGTGACGTGGACGGGCCGGACCGCGAGGCGTTCCCCGCCGTGGCCGAGGCCGTCCTCGCGGACGCGTTCATGACGAACGCGCCGCCGGAACTGGAGCCGACCCGAGAGGATATCGTGGGCGTGCTGGAAGCGGCGTGGTGA
- a CDS encoding molybdopterin biosynthesis protein, protein MSDRREFRDLATPEEARAVVEGLDIDPGTEAVPLADARDRVLAERVDATLDVPGFDRASMDGYAVRARDTFGAGEATPETLELAGTVHAGEEPDVTVDAGTAAEISTGAVMPDGADAVVMVERTTETDDGVEIRTAVTPGEHVMLAGADIAAGARALGPGTHLTPREIGLLAALGVDEVEVQSRPRVGIVSTGDELVRPGDELDSAAGQIYDVNSDTIAAGVEDAGGEPVLYPHAGDDFEAMEELLHEAADECDLVLSSGSTSASAVDVIYRVIEERGDLRLHGVAVKPGKPMLVGTIGESAYVGLPGYPVSALTIFRTFVAPVIRDAAGLPEPRTATVAGEMAVDERYSEGRLRYMPVGLVDDGEGATLVYPVDKGSGATTSLVDADGTVAVQPDTEVLPAGRTVEVTLFSPDVRVPALFGVGEDDPLWNRLLDRIEAPRYLPTGTADGLRRLRDGVPDVAVVAGPTAEEEPGEELGGWTREWGLAVAPDSDVADLATLVDGDYRFVNRDGGSGLRRSFDAELERVADDRGASVAAVTDAIDGYELTAEATESPARKVAAGEADAGLSLGATAATLGLEFVPLGTERVRVLANRDRTEKESVERLRRLLGELDDLAAGIEGFEG, encoded by the coding sequence ATGAGCGACCGACGGGAGTTCCGCGACCTCGCCACCCCCGAAGAAGCGCGCGCCGTCGTCGAGGGGCTCGATATCGACCCCGGGACGGAGGCGGTCCCGCTGGCCGACGCCCGTGACCGGGTGCTGGCCGAGCGCGTCGACGCCACGCTCGACGTCCCGGGGTTCGACCGCGCGAGCATGGACGGCTACGCGGTCCGGGCCCGGGACACGTTCGGCGCGGGCGAGGCCACGCCCGAGACACTCGAACTGGCCGGGACGGTTCACGCCGGCGAGGAACCCGACGTGACCGTCGATGCGGGGACCGCCGCCGAGATATCGACCGGCGCGGTGATGCCCGACGGCGCCGACGCCGTCGTGATGGTCGAGCGAACCACCGAGACCGACGACGGCGTCGAGATACGCACCGCGGTCACGCCGGGCGAGCACGTCATGCTGGCCGGCGCTGACATCGCGGCCGGCGCGCGGGCGCTCGGGCCCGGCACTCATCTGACACCCCGTGAAATCGGGCTGCTGGCCGCTCTGGGCGTCGACGAGGTCGAAGTCCAGTCTCGCCCGCGCGTAGGCATCGTCTCGACTGGGGACGAACTGGTCCGGCCCGGCGACGAACTCGACAGCGCGGCGGGCCAGATATACGACGTCAACAGCGACACCATCGCCGCAGGTGTCGAGGATGCCGGCGGCGAACCAGTGCTCTACCCCCACGCAGGCGACGATTTCGAGGCGATGGAGGAACTACTCCACGAGGCCGCAGACGAGTGTGACCTCGTACTCTCCTCGGGCTCGACCAGCGCCAGTGCCGTCGACGTCATCTACCGGGTCATCGAGGAGCGAGGGGACCTGCGCCTGCACGGCGTCGCGGTCAAGCCCGGCAAGCCGATGCTCGTCGGCACTATCGGCGAGTCGGCCTACGTCGGCCTGCCCGGCTACCCCGTGTCGGCCCTGACAATCTTCCGGACGTTCGTCGCGCCCGTGATTCGCGACGCAGCGGGCCTGCCCGAACCCAGAACGGCGACGGTCGCGGGCGAGATGGCGGTCGACGAGCGGTACTCCGAGGGGCGGTTACGGTACATGCCCGTCGGCCTGGTCGACGACGGTGAGGGCGCGACGCTCGTCTACCCCGTCGACAAGGGCAGCGGTGCGACGACGAGTCTGGTCGACGCGGACGGCACCGTCGCCGTCCAGCCCGACACCGAGGTGCTCCCGGCCGGCCGGACGGTCGAGGTGACGCTGTTCTCCCCGGACGTGCGCGTTCCGGCGCTGTTCGGCGTGGGCGAGGACGACCCACTGTGGAACCGGCTGCTGGACCGAATCGAGGCACCCCGCTACCTGCCCACCGGGACCGCAGACGGCCTGCGACGCCTCCGCGATGGCGTGCCGGACGTGGCCGTCGTCGCCGGGCCGACGGCGGAGGAGGAACCGGGCGAGGAGCTGGGCGGCTGGACACGTGAGTGGGGACTCGCCGTCGCGCCCGACAGCGACGTTGCGGACCTCGCAACCCTGGTCGACGGCGACTATCGGTTCGTCAACCGGGACGGCGGGTCGGGCCTGCGTCGCAGCTTCGACGCCGAGCTGGAGCGAGTGGCCGACGACCGCGGGGCATCGGTGGCGGCGGTGACCGACGCTATCGACGGCTACGAGCTGACAGCCGAGGCCACCGAAAGTCCCGCCCGCAAGGTCGCGGCCGGCGAGGCCGACGCCGGCCTGTCCCTGGGTGCGACGGCCGCGACACTCGGCCTCGAGTTCGTCCCGCTGGGAACCGAGCGCGTCCGCGTGCTCGCGAATCGGGACCGGACCGAGAAGGAAAGTGTCGAGCGGTTGCGGAGGCTGCTGGGAGAGCTGGACGACCTCGCCGCGGGCATCGAGGGGTTCGAGGGGTAG
- a CDS encoding FAD-dependent oxidoreductase, with translation MSDPFVVVGGDAAGLSAASKYTRENPDSDVVVFEKGRWVSYAHCGTPYYVKGEVERLTDLLSLSPEEAAERGIDLRREHEVVAVDTDAETVTVEGGGERFEQPYGDLLVATGAHAITDPIDGYHRDMAFTMHGLDSAAAIRAALADPDEPAVDTSIEYVDAELVDHYAAIAPPERVAIVGGGYVGVEMAEAFRAHGLETHVFQRGPHLLSPFGDSVCERVADHLREQGVELHLNCSVEELAGGDRVEAVVHENGRVDVDLALVGIGVAPNSQLLADTPVELGESGAVAVDEYGRTNVENVYAAGDCAEDDHTVTGEPAWVPLGLTANRAGRAIGQTVAGDPEPVGDVAGTAVVKAFELEAGRVGIIDHDDARAAGFDPVTKTITAGSRSGYYPGNEPTTVSLTADRESGRVIGGSIVGKDRAAIRIDTLATALDSDLTVAELERLDLAYAPPFSPVWDPILVAAKVLRGELE, from the coding sequence ATGAGTGACCCGTTCGTGGTCGTCGGCGGCGACGCTGCCGGCCTCAGCGCTGCGAGCAAGTACACGCGCGAGAACCCCGACAGCGACGTCGTCGTCTTCGAGAAGGGGCGGTGGGTGTCCTACGCCCACTGCGGGACGCCTTACTACGTCAAAGGCGAGGTCGAGCGGCTCACCGACCTGCTGTCGCTCTCGCCCGAGGAAGCGGCCGAGCGGGGCATCGACCTCCGGCGTGAACACGAGGTCGTCGCCGTCGACACCGACGCCGAGACCGTGACCGTCGAGGGCGGTGGCGAGCGTTTCGAGCAACCCTACGGCGACCTGCTGGTGGCTACCGGCGCCCACGCCATCACTGACCCCATCGATGGCTACCACCGCGATATGGCCTTCACGATGCACGGGCTGGACTCGGCGGCGGCCATCAGAGCCGCGCTGGCCGACCCGGACGAGCCCGCGGTCGACACGAGCATCGAGTACGTGGACGCCGAGCTCGTCGACCACTACGCGGCGATAGCGCCGCCCGAGCGGGTGGCCATCGTCGGCGGCGGCTACGTCGGCGTCGAGATGGCAGAGGCGTTCCGCGCCCACGGACTGGAGACCCACGTCTTCCAGCGGGGTCCGCATCTCCTCTCGCCCTTCGGCGACTCGGTGTGTGAGCGGGTGGCCGACCACCTCCGCGAGCAGGGCGTCGAACTCCATCTGAACTGCAGCGTCGAGGAACTCGCCGGGGGCGACCGCGTCGAGGCGGTGGTCCACGAGAACGGCCGCGTCGACGTCGACCTTGCCCTCGTGGGTATCGGTGTCGCGCCGAACTCGCAACTGCTCGCCGACACGCCGGTCGAGCTGGGCGAGTCGGGGGCCGTCGCTGTCGACGAGTACGGCCGGACGAACGTCGAGAACGTCTACGCCGCCGGGGACTGCGCCGAGGACGACCACACTGTCACCGGCGAGCCCGCCTGGGTCCCCCTCGGACTCACGGCCAATCGCGCGGGCCGGGCTATCGGCCAGACCGTCGCCGGGGACCCGGAGCCAGTCGGTGACGTGGCCGGCACCGCCGTGGTCAAAGCGTTCGAGCTGGAGGCCGGTCGGGTCGGTATCATCGACCACGACGACGCGCGTGCGGCCGGCTTCGACCCGGTGACGAAGACCATTACCGCCGGCTCGCGGTCGGGCTACTACCCCGGCAACGAGCCGACCACGGTGAGCCTGACCGCCGACCGTGAGAGTGGACGCGTCATCGGTGGCTCCATCGTCGGGAAGGACCGTGCGGCCATCCGCATCGACACGCTGGCGACGGCGCTGGACTCGGACCTGACCGTCGCGGAGCTCGAACGCCTCGACCTGGCCTACGCCCCACCGTTCAGCCCGGTGTGGGACCCGATTCTCGTCGCGGCGAAGGTGCTGCGGGGCGAACTCGAGTAA
- a CDS encoding class 1 fructose-bisphosphatase: MNTLDEIEREVKDTAHYVSSNLANYAHRAAGENPSGESQVGGDVWADDLFFDSLSGIEGVGGYASEEREGIEDLGDGYTIAIDPLDGSSNLASNNSVGTIVGVYDSELPASGRNLVASMMVLYGPYTTLTVAREDRDIVQEYLLRDGHSERWGTFTQPQDPTVLGMAGKWSQRSEAMNELAQEFARELKPRYGGATVADLAQVLEYGGLFGYPATNKYPDGKLRIHFEAGPLAYLVEAAGGASSDGNQSLLDVEPDEVHGRTPTFLGNESLIQRLEEGLAE; the protein is encoded by the coding sequence ATGAATACCCTCGACGAGATCGAACGCGAAGTAAAGGACACGGCACACTACGTCAGCAGCAACCTCGCGAACTACGCCCACCGGGCCGCGGGCGAGAACCCCAGTGGCGAGTCCCAGGTCGGCGGCGACGTCTGGGCCGACGACCTCTTTTTCGACTCACTGTCAGGCATCGAGGGCGTCGGTGGCTACGCGAGCGAGGAGCGAGAGGGAATCGAAGACCTCGGCGACGGGTACACCATCGCTATCGACCCGCTCGATGGCTCCTCGAACCTGGCCTCGAACAACTCCGTGGGGACCATCGTCGGCGTCTACGACAGCGAGTTACCCGCGAGCGGGCGCAACCTCGTCGCCTCGATGATGGTGCTGTATGGCCCCTATACTACGCTGACGGTGGCCCGTGAGGACCGTGATATAGTCCAGGAGTACCTCCTCCGAGACGGCCACAGCGAGCGGTGGGGTACCTTCACCCAGCCCCAGGACCCGACGGTGCTGGGGATGGCCGGGAAGTGGAGCCAGCGCAGCGAGGCGATGAACGAACTCGCTCAGGAGTTCGCCCGCGAACTCAAGCCCCGCTACGGGGGCGCGACGGTCGCCGACCTGGCACAGGTCCTCGAGTACGGCGGCCTCTTTGGCTACCCCGCGACCAACAAGTACCCCGACGGGAAGCTCCGCATTCACTTCGAGGCGGGCCCGCTGGCGTACCTCGTCGAGGCCGCCGGCGGCGCCTCATCGGACGGGAACCAGTCGCTGCTCGACGTCGAGCCCGACGAGGTCCACGGCCGGACCCCGACCTTCCTCGGCAACGAGTCGCTCATCCAGCGCCTCGAAGAGGGGCTGGCCGAGTAA
- a CDS encoding Single-stranded DNA binding protein, whose protein sequence is MSLEDHVEELASDLDVDKEEVKRDLENLVNYSVPMDEAKQSLRRKYGDGGGGGSSGPSSKAIGEVTTDDSNVTVTAVVLTSGRRSIQYNGEQHVIREGELADESGTISYTAWDGFEGELEPGQTVQFGNAGVREWDGKPELNLGDSTDATVLDERLDIDAEVGGEADLRDLEPGDRGITVEVQVLECETKTIDGRDGETEILSGVLGDPTGRLPFTDWEPHDEIEAGASVRIEETFVREFRGAPSVNVSEFSTVESLSESVSVAEDAPRMGVGEAVESGGQFDVELVGNVIQIRDGSGLIERCPECGRVVQSGQCRSHGAVEGEDDLRTKAILDDGTATVTVILDDELTEEIYGGDLDDAREHARDAMDKSVVADRIAERVVGREYVVRGSLSVDEYGANLNASEFGESTADPAERAKALLAEVEP, encoded by the coding sequence ATGTCTCTCGAAGATCATGTCGAGGAACTCGCCTCCGACCTCGACGTAGACAAAGAGGAGGTCAAACGCGACCTGGAGAACCTGGTGAACTACTCGGTGCCGATGGACGAGGCCAAACAGAGCCTCCGCCGGAAGTACGGCGACGGCGGTGGCGGCGGAAGCAGCGGCCCGTCCAGCAAGGCCATCGGCGAGGTCACCACCGACGACTCGAACGTGACCGTCACCGCAGTGGTGCTCACGTCCGGGCGTCGCTCCATCCAGTACAACGGCGAACAACACGTCATCCGTGAGGGCGAACTCGCAGACGAGTCGGGGACCATCTCCTACACCGCGTGGGACGGCTTCGAGGGGGAGCTCGAACCCGGCCAGACCGTGCAGTTCGGCAACGCCGGGGTGAGAGAATGGGACGGCAAGCCCGAACTCAACCTCGGCGACAGCACCGACGCGACCGTCCTTGACGAACGGCTCGATATCGACGCCGAGGTCGGCGGCGAGGCGGACCTCCGTGACCTCGAACCCGGCGACCGCGGCATCACCGTCGAGGTGCAGGTCCTGGAGTGTGAGACCAAGACCATCGACGGCCGCGACGGCGAGACCGAGATTCTCTCCGGGGTCCTGGGCGACCCCACCGGCCGGCTCCCCTTCACCGACTGGGAGCCCCACGACGAAATCGAGGCCGGCGCGTCGGTCCGCATCGAGGAGACGTTCGTCCGTGAGTTCCGCGGCGCGCCGTCGGTCAACGTCTCGGAGTTCTCGACGGTCGAGTCCCTCAGTGAGTCCGTTTCCGTCGCCGAGGACGCCCCGCGGATGGGCGTCGGCGAGGCCGTCGAGAGCGGCGGGCAGTTCGACGTCGAACTCGTGGGCAACGTCATCCAGATACGCGACGGCTCCGGGCTCATCGAGCGCTGTCCCGAGTGTGGCCGCGTCGTCCAGAGTGGGCAGTGTCGCTCCCACGGTGCCGTCGAGGGCGAGGACGACCTGCGGACGAAGGCCATCCTCGACGACGGCACGGCGACCGTGACCGTCATCCTCGACGACGAACTGACCGAGGAGATATACGGCGGTGACCTCGACGACGCTCGCGAACACGCTCGCGACGCGATGGACAAATCCGTCGTCGCCGACCGCATCGCCGAGCGCGTGGTCGGCCGGGAGTACGTCGTCCGCGGTTCGCTGTCGGTCGACGAGTACGGCGCGAACCTGAACGCCAGCGAGTTCGGCGAGTCGACGGCGGACCCGGCCGAGCGTGCGAAAGCCCTGCTCGCGGAGGTCGAACCATGA
- a CDS encoding creatininase family protein produces the protein MYLADEAWPDLESYFEAESLALVPLGSTEQHGPHLPEGTDHIIAESFARAAAAETGYLCTPTINVGVSPHHRQFHGTMWVDGPAFRDYVESLTRNLAYHGIDRVIFVNAHGGNVEHLREVGRRVRDDGTMYAIEWMWDESITERIEDVFETPGPHGGPKETSLIQHLAGDLVHEDRIEDARDGGLVEFDEDTGRQYGATTFYDAIDNTDNGVLGDQTDASAAVGEELFEAALANLCKLCEWLADQPFEALTPKPHV, from the coding sequence ATGTACCTCGCTGACGAGGCCTGGCCCGACCTCGAGTCGTACTTCGAAGCCGAGTCGCTCGCACTGGTCCCCCTGGGCTCGACAGAACAGCACGGTCCCCACCTGCCCGAGGGCACGGACCACATCATCGCGGAGTCCTTTGCCCGCGCCGCGGCCGCGGAGACTGGCTATCTCTGTACCCCCACTATCAACGTCGGCGTCAGCCCCCACCATCGGCAGTTCCACGGGACGATGTGGGTCGACGGCCCGGCGTTCCGGGACTACGTCGAGAGCCTCACTCGCAACCTCGCGTACCACGGTATCGACCGCGTCATCTTCGTCAACGCCCACGGCGGCAACGTCGAGCACCTCCGTGAGGTGGGCCGGCGCGTCCGTGACGACGGGACGATGTACGCAATCGAGTGGATGTGGGACGAGTCCATCACCGAGCGAATCGAGGACGTCTTCGAGACGCCCGGTCCCCACGGCGGTCCCAAGGAGACCTCGCTCATCCAGCACCTCGCGGGGGACCTGGTCCACGAGGACCGCATCGAAGACGCCCGCGACGGCGGGCTCGTCGAGTTCGACGAAGACACCGGGCGTCAGTACGGCGCCACCACCTTCTACGACGCCATCGACAACACCGACAACGGCGTCCTCGGGGACCAGACAGACGCCTCCGCCGCCGTCGGCGAGGAACTGTTCGAGGCGGCACTTGCCAATCTCTGTAAACTCTGTGAGTGGCTCGCCGACCAGCCCTTCGAGGCCCTCACCCCGAAGCCGCACGTGTAG
- a CDS encoding metallophosphoesterase codes for MRVEPVPGVPAATVDTDGQRLLALADYHAGIEAGLRYEGVELRSAASERRERLLAALDRTGADRLVVVGDLGHAIGSPFETEREELEALFSALTVPVTLVKGNHDGELEPVLDDVDTDVTITPGHGTTIGDVGFAHGHTWPSPAVLESAVVCVGHEHPVVKLEDEVGGNRKERAWLRGPLVPGSFEDHYDQPLDVDGDLVVFPAFNDRSGGTWVNVRGQDFLAPFLPAGVADAEAFLLDGTRLGDYRNV; via the coding sequence ATGCGTGTCGAACCAGTCCCGGGCGTCCCCGCGGCCACCGTCGACACCGACGGCCAGCGGCTGCTCGCGCTCGCGGACTACCACGCCGGTATCGAGGCCGGGCTGCGCTACGAGGGGGTCGAGCTCCGGTCGGCGGCGAGCGAGCGTCGAGAGCGGCTGCTGGCAGCCCTCGACCGCACCGGTGCCGACCGGCTGGTCGTCGTCGGTGACCTCGGCCACGCCATCGGCTCGCCGTTCGAGACAGAGCGCGAGGAGCTGGAAGCGCTGTTTTCGGCTCTGACTGTCCCAGTTACCCTCGTGAAAGGAAACCACGACGGTGAGCTAGAGCCGGTTCTCGATGACGTCGACACGGACGTGACGATAACGCCGGGCCACGGAACCACCATCGGCGACGTGGGCTTTGCCCACGGCCACACGTGGCCGTCTCCGGCGGTCCTGGAATCGGCCGTCGTCTGTGTAGGCCACGAGCACCCGGTGGTCAAGCTGGAGGACGAGGTCGGCGGCAACCGAAAGGAGCGAGCCTGGCTTCGTGGCCCCCTTGTGCCCGGCTCCTTCGAAGACCACTACGACCAGCCGCTCGACGTGGACGGGGACCTGGTCGTCTTTCCGGCGTTCAACGACCGGTCGGGCGGGACGTGGGTCAACGTCCGGGGCCAGGACTTTCTCGCGCCGTTTCTCCCGGCCGGGGTGGCCGACGCGGAGGCGTTCCTCCTCGACGGGACGCGGCTCGGGGACTATCGGAACGTCTGA